One Bacillota bacterium genomic region harbors:
- a CDS encoding ATP-binding cassette domain-containing protein — translation MFKLNNVRYKNIVSVDELSIDEGQTTCIVGESGSGKTTMLKLLNHMIDYSEGSIFYKGSDLKNLDAVLLRREVILLPQVPVIFPGTVRDNLLIGLSFAKKEPVTDERLLEELAKVGLQQKELDEDAEPLSGGEKQRLALIRVILMEPEVLLLDEPTSAVDDDTEDKITAYINDYLAAGNRTLVLVTHSKPLARSMGKKIVTVYNGRITDIEEVA, via the coding sequence GTGTTCAAGTTAAATAATGTGCGCTATAAAAATATTGTTAGCGTCGATGAGCTTTCCATCGATGAGGGTCAAACCACCTGCATCGTCGGCGAAAGCGGCAGCGGTAAGACAACCATGCTGAAGCTGCTGAACCATATGATTGATTACAGCGAGGGTTCAATTTTTTATAAGGGTAGTGATCTAAAAAACCTCGATGCGGTTTTGCTCCGCAGGGAAGTGATTTTGCTGCCCCAGGTTCCGGTTATTTTTCCGGGCACGGTGAGGGATAATCTATTGATCGGCCTCTCTTTTGCCAAAAAAGAACCGGTGACCGACGAACGGCTGCTTGAAGAGCTTGCGAAGGTAGGCCTTCAACAAAAGGAGCTCGACGAGGATGCCGAACCGCTTTCGGGGGGCGAGAAGCAGCGTCTGGCTTTGATCCGGGTAATCCTGATGGAGCCTGAGGTTCTGCTGCTCGATGAACCTACCTCCGCAGTCGATGACGATACGGAGGATAAAATCACCGCCTATATTAACGATTACCTGGCGGCCGGTAATCGAACGCTCGTGCTGGTTACCCATTCCAAACCGCTTGCCAGAAGTATGGGGAAAAAAATTGTTACCGTTTACAACGGCAGAATCACAGACATTGAGGAGGTGGCCTGA
- a CDS encoding PadR family transcriptional regulator, with amino-acid sequence MKQQILRKLFLGFIQLHILYHAQKESVYGVFMIDELKSHGYDISAGTLYPILNSLAAGGLLTKTNRLVGGKIRKYYRITTAGKKVLREATAKAEELARELRQS; translated from the coding sequence ATGAAACAGCAGATCCTGCGGAAGTTATTTCTTGGGTTTATCCAGCTTCATATCCTCTACCATGCTCAGAAGGAGTCGGTTTACGGTGTTTTCATGATCGATGAGCTGAAAAGCCACGGTTATGACATTAGCGCCGGTACCCTCTACCCTATCCTGAACAGCCTGGCGGCGGGAGGGCTGCTGACCAAAACCAACCGGCTGGTCGGCGGCAAGATTCGCAAGTACTACCGTATTACTACGGCTGGTAAAAAGGTATTACGGGAAGCGACGGCCAAGGCGGAAGAGTTGGCCAGGGAACTCAGGCAGAGCTGA
- a CDS encoding IclR family transcriptional regulator, translating into MDTEEKNTTKYPVHTLEKSLEIIEAMKEAPAGGIRIVDISKKLNIGKSTIHRILSTLAAYGYVEKCSEGRKYRLGWKLFEIGSLIPRQRNLNNIDMIILEELSDKCEATVNLGIRINDKVAIIAKVDPQKIPFKAGPYLGEQEPLHATALGKILISELDDDKIKSIFKSPELVKYTNNTIDSLRKLRDVLARVREQGYAVDQEELCEGISCIAMPIRNYEQNIVAALSVSGPSFRFNFNKIAEIKQDQQNACVEISRFFGAH; encoded by the coding sequence TTGGATACCGAAGAAAAAAATACAACTAAATATCCTGTCCATACTCTTGAAAAATCCTTGGAAATAATTGAAGCAATGAAGGAAGCTCCAGCAGGCGGAATAAGAATTGTTGATATCAGTAAAAAGTTAAATATCGGGAAAAGCACTATTCATCGTATTTTAAGCACACTGGCAGCTTATGGTTATGTTGAGAAATGCTCCGAAGGCAGAAAATACCGTTTGGGTTGGAAACTATTTGAGATTGGCAGCCTGATACCACGACAGCGAAACCTCAATAATATTGATATGATTATCCTCGAAGAACTTAGCGATAAGTGTGAAGCAACGGTGAATCTGGGTATCAGGATAAATGATAAGGTTGCAATTATAGCAAAAGTCGATCCGCAGAAAATTCCTTTCAAAGCAGGACCGTATCTCGGAGAACAAGAACCACTTCATGCAACAGCTCTGGGCAAGATACTTATATCTGAACTTGATGATGACAAGATAAAAAGTATTTTTAAAAGTCCAGAACTGGTTAAGTATACCAACAACACAATAGATTCACTCAGGAAGTTGCGGGATGTTTTAGCCCGGGTTCGAGAACAAGGCTACGCGGTAGACCAGGAAGAGCTGTGCGAAGGAATTTCGTGTATTGCTATGCCAATTCGAAACTACGAACAGAATATAGTCGCTGCGCTAAGTGTTAGTGGTCCGTCTTTCCGGTTTAATTTCAATAAGATTGCAGAAATAAAGCAAGATCAACAAAACGCATGCGTAGAAATATCACGTTTTTTCGGCGCTCATTAA
- a CDS encoding amidohydrolase: protein MADIRKAVNEVSEEVLMLRRDIHAHPELGFEEHRTAELIEKYLQKLGISTNRFAKTGVVGLIEGTQKDQVLMLRADMDALPIEEENDLSYRSQNPGIMHACGHDAHTAMLLGAAKILNQMKSQLSGSIKLVFQPNEECAGALRMIEEGVLDNPRVDTVFGLHVWSPLPTGFFGISAGAVMAGLEIFKITVKGVGGHTGYPESAVDPIIAAADIILSAQRIQTREISLMKPTVIVFGNVHGGTKANIIPDTVMLEGSIRTLYQVGSEDNPSKRLQDLAEKVSAAHGCSCNFESYKENIPLVNNPELSMFASEVAVSITNDQHKVIPYSCMASEDFSEFTARVPGVFVFLGIGSESKGTHYPHHNCRFNIDEDILPVGVEMYVRYAWQLLNNRGVLAAQ from the coding sequence GTGGCTGATATAAGAAAAGCTGTCAATGAGGTGTCTGAAGAGGTTTTAATGCTCAGGCGCGATATCCATGCTCACCCCGAGCTAGGGTTTGAAGAACACCGGACAGCAGAATTGATTGAAAAATATCTCCAGAAACTGGGTATCTCAACCAATCGATTTGCCAAGACAGGAGTGGTCGGATTAATTGAAGGCACCCAGAAAGATCAGGTTTTGATGCTGCGTGCCGATATGGACGCGCTACCGATCGAAGAAGAAAATGATTTAAGTTATCGCTCTCAGAATCCTGGCATTATGCATGCCTGCGGACACGATGCACATACTGCCATGCTGCTGGGAGCAGCTAAAATCCTCAATCAAATGAAAAGTCAGCTTTCAGGCTCTATCAAGCTTGTTTTCCAGCCCAATGAAGAATGTGCAGGCGCGCTGCGAATGATCGAAGAAGGAGTTCTTGATAACCCCCGTGTAGATACTGTTTTTGGATTGCATGTCTGGTCGCCCCTTCCAACAGGATTTTTCGGAATATCGGCCGGGGCAGTGATGGCCGGACTTGAGATTTTTAAAATTACAGTAAAAGGTGTTGGAGGCCATACCGGTTATCCAGAATCAGCAGTAGATCCGATTATAGCTGCTGCGGATATTATATTATCCGCTCAGCGTATTCAAACCCGGGAAATCAGCCTCATGAAGCCGACTGTTATCGTTTTCGGTAATGTTCATGGAGGAACCAAGGCCAATATTATCCCCGACACTGTAATGCTTGAAGGTTCTATCAGGACCCTCTATCAAGTAGGAAGTGAAGATAATCCTTCCAAACGACTTCAAGATCTCGCAGAAAAAGTTTCTGCTGCCCACGGTTGCAGCTGTAATTTTGAAAGTTATAAAGAAAATATCCCTCTGGTTAATAATCCCGAATTGTCCATGTTTGCTTCTGAAGTTGCAGTCAGTATAACAAATGACCAGCATAAAGTCATCCCATATTCCTGCATGGCCAGCGAAGATTTTTCGGAGTTCACAGCTCGTGTTCCGGGTGTCTTTGTATTTCTTGGAATCGGATCAGAAAGCAAAGGAACCCACTATCCGCATCACAACTGCCGTTTTAATATTGACGAAGATATACTTCCCGTTGGAGTCGAAATGTATGTAAGGTATGCCTGGCAGTTGTTAAATAACAGGGGGGTGTTAGCTGCGCAATAG